The following coding sequences lie in one Acidimicrobiales bacterium genomic window:
- a CDS encoding J domain-containing protein: MTDPYAVLGVASSASVEEIRAAYRVRSMLLHPDLHHGRPENVRREAERAMTQLTEAYEAALARRRSSGTAASAAREAIAYRLGRLAARTRLARDASVAGEQDGGVAYRLGWLIGRRRAR, translated from the coding sequence GTGACCGATCCCTACGCCGTGCTCGGCGTCGCTTCGTCGGCGTCCGTCGAGGAGATTCGGGCCGCCTACCGGGTCCGGTCGATGCTCCTGCACCCCGACCTCCACCACGGGCGCCCCGAGAACGTGCGCCGAGAGGCGGAGCGGGCGATGACCCAGCTGACGGAGGCGTACGAGGCGGCGCTGGCGCGACGGCGCTCGTCGGGCACCGCAGCATCGGCGGCCCGGGAAGCCATCGCCTACCGGCTGGGGCGCCTGGCCGCCCGGACGCGTCTGGCCCGCGACGCCTCGGTGGCCGGTGAGCAGGACGGTGGCGTCGCCTACCGCCTCGGCTGGCTCATCGGTCGTCGGCGGGCCAGGTAG
- a CDS encoding prolyl oligopeptidase family serine peptidase gives MAATAGSWFGAALVQHPELYAAAVCSAPLLDMVRYERFGLGLTWNDEYGTASDPVEAGWLRSYSPYHHVTEGVRYPAVLFTVFDSDTRVDPLHARKMCAALQHATTAPVDEAPILLRREQRVGHGSRSRRRSVELGVDTTAFLASRLGLALPSSAALGNDS, from the coding sequence GTGGCAGCAACGGCGGGCTCCTGGTTCGGCGCCGCGCTGGTCCAGCACCCCGAGCTGTACGCGGCGGCCGTGTGCAGCGCACCGCTTCTCGACATGGTGCGCTACGAGCGCTTCGGACTCGGCCTCACGTGGAACGACGAGTACGGCACGGCGTCCGATCCGGTCGAAGCCGGCTGGCTCCGCTCCTACTCGCCCTACCACCACGTGACCGAGGGTGTGCGGTACCCGGCCGTGCTGTTCACCGTGTTCGACTCCGACACCCGCGTCGACCCGCTGCACGCCCGAAAGATGTGCGCCGCCCTCCAGCACGCCACGACGGCGCCGGTCGACGAGGCGCCGATCCTGCTGCGCCGCGAGCAGAGGGTCGGGCACGGGTCGCGATCACGCCGCCGCTCTGTCGAGCTGGGCGTGGACACGACGGCGTTCCTCGCCTCGCGCCTCGGCCTGGCCCTGCCGTCGTCCGCAGCGCTCGGCAACGACAGCTGA
- a CDS encoding superoxide dismutase family protein — MKRYRGLRRARLAAAVGVAVGLVSVGTSTTPAAGITPTPPAKARALLKDTTGTDRGGVLFTEEAGGVRVQVAVSGLTAGWHGFHVHTTGNCTVTSGLAADPFGAAGGHLGAALGHGTPGHDGDMPLLFANADGVARATFRTDNFTLAQVLDADGSAVIVHAAADNYANIPAARYDTKPAPGGTVPDDTTKNTGDSGARQRCGVVQSGALGFGGGYWLTASDGGVFAYGDAKFLGSAGATKLNRPVVGMAASPSRAGYWLVASDGGVFNFGDAKFFGSTGGMTLNRPVVGLAAPMADAAAVLKDSAGKVLGTARFSQETSQVRVDVVVKGLTPGWHGFHVHTTGNCTVTSGLAADPFGAAGGHLGAALGHGTPGHDGDMPLLFANADGVARASFRTDNFTLAQVLDTDGSAVIVHAAADNYANIPAARYDTKPAPGGTVPDDTTKNTGDSGARQRCGTVQSTGQGYRLVADDGGVFAFGDAKFFGSTGGTKLNKPVNGMAATPSGQGYWLVASDGGVFAYGDATFAGSTGALKLNSPIVGMAPTSSGDGYWLVAADGGVFAFGDAIFRGSTGDVKLNSPIVSMSPTPSDGGYWLVAADGGVFAFGDAEFVGSAGATKLNAPIRGAAAQTS; from the coding sequence GTGAAGAGGTACCGAGGTCTGCGTCGCGCCCGCCTGGCGGCAGCCGTCGGCGTGGCCGTCGGTCTGGTGAGTGTGGGAACGTCCACGACGCCGGCGGCCGGCATCACGCCGACGCCACCAGCCAAGGCGCGGGCGCTGTTGAAGGACACGACGGGCACCGATCGCGGCGGCGTCCTGTTCACCGAGGAGGCGGGCGGCGTACGCGTGCAGGTGGCCGTCTCCGGGCTCACGGCCGGGTGGCACGGCTTCCACGTGCACACCACGGGAAACTGCACCGTGACCAGCGGCCTGGCCGCTGATCCGTTCGGTGCCGCCGGAGGCCACCTGGGCGCGGCCCTGGGACACGGCACTCCCGGCCATGACGGCGACATGCCCCTGCTGTTCGCCAATGCCGACGGCGTGGCCCGCGCCACCTTCCGCACCGACAATTTCACCCTGGCGCAAGTGCTCGACGCTGATGGCAGCGCGGTGATCGTGCATGCGGCGGCCGACAACTACGCCAACATCCCCGCCGCTCGCTACGACACCAAGCCGGCCCCGGGCGGAACGGTTCCCGACGACACCACCAAGAACACCGGTGACTCGGGCGCCCGCCAGCGCTGCGGCGTCGTGCAGAGCGGCGCCCTCGGCTTCGGCGGCGGCTACTGGCTGACGGCGTCGGACGGGGGAGTGTTCGCGTACGGCGACGCCAAGTTCCTCGGCTCGGCCGGGGCCACGAAGCTCAACCGTCCCGTCGTCGGCATGGCGGCCTCGCCGAGCCGGGCCGGCTACTGGCTGGTCGCCTCGGACGGCGGCGTCTTCAACTTCGGCGACGCCAAGTTCTTCGGGTCCACCGGTGGCATGACCTTGAACCGCCCGGTCGTCGGGCTGGCGGCCCCGATGGCCGACGCGGCCGCCGTCCTCAAGGACTCGGCGGGCAAGGTCCTGGGCACGGCCCGCTTCAGCCAGGAGACGTCGCAGGTTCGTGTCGACGTCGTCGTCAAGGGGCTGACGCCCGGGTGGCACGGCTTCCACGTGCACACCACCGGAAACTGCACCGTGACCAGCGGCCTGGCCGCTGATCCGTTCGGTGCCGCCGGAGGCCACCTGGGCGCAGCCCTGGGACACGGCACTCCGGGCCATGACGGCGACATGCCCCTGCTGTTCGCCAATGCCGACGGCGTGGCCCGCGCCAGCTTCCGTACCGACAACTTCACCCTGGCGCAGGTGCTCGACACGGACGGGAGCGCGGTGATCGTGCATGCGGCGGCCGACAACTACGCCAACATCCCCGCCGCCCGCTACGACACCAAGCCGGCTCCGGGCGGGACGGTCCCCGACGACACCACCAAGAACACCGGTGACTCGGGCGCCCGCCAGCGCTGCGGCACCGTGCAGTCCACCGGCCAGGGGTACCGGCTGGTGGCGGACGACGGCGGGGTGTTCGCGTTCGGCGACGCCAAGTTCTTCGGCTCCACCGGCGGCACCAAGCTGAACAAGCCGGTGAACGGTATGGCGGCGACGCCGTCGGGCCAGGGCTACTGGCTGGTCGCCTCGGACGGAGGGGTGTTCGCCTACGGCGACGCCACGTTCGCAGGCAGCACGGGCGCCCTCAAGCTCAACTCCCCGATCGTCGGCATGGCGCCCACCTCGAGTGGAGACGGCTACTGGCTGGTGGCCGCCGACGGTGGGGTCTTCGCCTTCGGCGACGCCATCTTCCGTGGCAGCACGGGCGATGTGAAGCTCAACTCCCCGATCGTGTCGATGAGTCCCACGCCGAGCGACGGCGGCTACTGGCTCGTGGCCGCCGACGGCGGAGTCTTTGCCTTCGGTGATGCGGAGTTCGTCGGCAGTGCCGGCGCCACCAAGCTGAACGCTCCGATCCGGGGAGCCGCCGCCCAGACGAGCTGA
- a CDS encoding EamA family transporter — translation MRRVVVLSLIWGWSFLLIKVSLRGMTPATVAFTRIALGAAVMLAVLRVKHVALPRDLGTWRHFAVMGLMYSAVPFTLLAWGEQHITSALTSVVNASTGLFTAAAAAIGLGERLRRPQVAGLVVGFAGVAVAAGLSAHDVGSSSGAGILATVVASACYGFSFAYAQRHLTTTPPLVAATGQLVTAAVLSMPLALATSVTAGVSPNGRQLLAVAVLGMVGTGFAYVINYQSIAALGSTKASLVTYLVPIVAVAVGVVFLDEAFHLRLLVGGALVIAGVALVQGRLVRLFRPPTNPVPLALVALLVMASLGGCGGGDGSSVDGGRGCEADTEEPLDPRSVQHLLPGAPEPAYSSEPPTSGAHLAGGAPAGVQEAPVVRPAQVALLEAGGVMIQYTGITGTDLRRLRRLAEREVAVAPNPGLDAPIVATAWRHRMSCPGAGGAALDALEAFIDAHKGEGPQN, via the coding sequence GTGCGTCGGGTGGTCGTCCTTTCCCTGATCTGGGGCTGGTCGTTCCTCCTCATCAAGGTCTCCCTGCGCGGCATGACGCCGGCTACGGTCGCCTTCACGCGCATCGCCCTGGGCGCGGCGGTGATGCTGGCGGTGCTGCGCGTGAAGCACGTCGCACTGCCCCGCGACCTGGGCACGTGGCGCCACTTCGCGGTGATGGGTCTGATGTACAGCGCCGTACCCTTCACCCTGCTGGCGTGGGGCGAGCAGCACATCACCTCGGCGCTGACCTCCGTGGTGAACGCGTCCACCGGCCTGTTCACGGCTGCGGCCGCCGCCATCGGGCTCGGCGAGCGCCTGCGCCGTCCCCAGGTCGCCGGCCTGGTCGTCGGCTTCGCCGGCGTCGCGGTCGCCGCCGGCCTCTCCGCACACGACGTGGGTTCGTCTTCCGGAGCCGGCATCCTGGCGACCGTGGTGGCGTCGGCCTGCTACGGCTTCAGCTTCGCCTACGCCCAGCGCCACCTCACGACCACGCCGCCTCTCGTGGCGGCAACCGGACAGCTGGTCACGGCGGCCGTCCTGTCGATGCCCCTTGCCCTCGCCACCAGCGTCACGGCGGGCGTGTCGCCCAACGGGCGCCAGCTGCTCGCGGTTGCCGTCCTCGGTATGGTCGGGACCGGCTTCGCCTACGTGATCAACTACCAGTCGATCGCCGCCCTCGGGTCGACCAAGGCTTCACTCGTGACGTACCTCGTGCCCATCGTGGCCGTGGCGGTGGGCGTCGTGTTCCTCGACGAAGCCTTCCACCTCCGGCTCCTCGTCGGTGGAGCGCTGGTCATCGCCGGCGTGGCGCTGGTGCAGGGCAGGTTGGTGCGGCTGTTCCGCCCGCCCACCAACCCGGTACCGCTGGCCTTGGTGGCGCTTCTGGTCATGGCTTCCCTCGGCGGATGCGGTGGCGGCGACGGTTCGTCGGTCGACGGTGGTCGTGGCTGCGAGGCCGACACGGAGGAGCCGCTGGACCCGAGAAGCGTGCAGCACCTGCTGCCCGGCGCTCCCGAGCCGGCGTACTCGTCGGAGCCCCCGACCTCGGGTGCCCATCTGGCCGGTGGCGCGCCGGCCGGCGTCCAGGAGGCGCCGGTGGTGCGGCCCGCCCAGGTCGCCCTCCTCGAGGCCGGCGGCGTGATGATCCAGTACACGGGCATCACGGGAACCGACCTGCGGCGGCTGCGCAGGCTGGCGGAACGGGAGGTCGCCGTCGCACCCAACCCGGGTCTGGACGCTCCAATCGTGGCCACGGCCTGGCGCCACCGCATGTCGTGCCCGGGCGCTGGCGGCGCCGCCCTCGACGCCCTCGAAGCCTTCATCGACGCCCACAAGGGCGAGGGCCCACAGAACTGA